From the genome of Paracidovorax avenae:
ATGTCCTGGATGCCGGCCTCGAAGAATTGCTCTGCCTCCTTGAGCGTCGATACGGTGATGCCCTGCGCGCCCGCCGCGATCTGCGCCTGCACGACCGGCAGGCACTTGGTCGTCTTGGCGTGGGGGCGGAAGCGCACGCCCAGCGCCTGCATGCGGTCCTGCATGCGGTGGATGTTGCGCTCCATGCGCTGGATGTCGATGAGTGCGCTGGGCGTGCCCAGTTCGTGGATGGTGGTCACCGGCTGGCTCCGTGGAAGATGGCGTACCGCGCCAATGTAGGTTTCCGGGCTACATTTGTGTTTAATGCCGGCAAACTCCAGCATTGAAATTCAGTGAATGGTCGATCTCGATGACCTGCGCATGATCCGGGCGCTGGGCAGCTGCGGCTCCCTGGCGGGCGCAGCCCGCCTGCTGGACCTGACCCCGCCAGCGCTGACCGTGCGCCTGAAGCGCCTGGAAGCCTCCCTGGGCATCCATCTGGCGGTGCGCGGCGCGCGGGGCATCGCCTTCACCGATGAAGGCCGGCGGCTGCTGGAGGAAGCGAAGGACGTGCTGGAGCGCGTCGAATCGCTGCCCGGGCGGGTCGGCAGCGAAGCCCGAGCCATGTCCGGGCGGCTGCGCGTCGCCGCTCCCTTCGGCTTCGGAAGGCAGTACATGGCGCGGATCGCGCGCGCCATGCACCTCGCCCATCCGGCCCTGGGCATCGCGCTGCAACTCTCCGAGCATCCGCTGCGCGACGCGGCCGCACACGACATCGTGGTCCACATCGGGATGCCGAAGGATTCGTCATGGGTAGGCCACCTGCTGGCCCCCAACGACCGCCTGCTGTGCGCCAGCCCGGACTTCGTGCGGCGGCTGGAGGCGCCGCTCACCCACCCGTCCCAGCTGGCGCACCAGCCCTGCCTCTGCCTGGCGGAAAACGACGAGGACGTCACCCGCTGGCGTTTCATGCCATCGGCAGCAGTGCAGGAAGGAAAGGGCCCGCGGACAGCAGGCATTTCCGTACGTGTGGCGGGGCGGCTATCGTCCAACGACGGCACCGTGGTCACGCAGTGGGCGCTGGACGGCCTGGGCATCGTGGCGCGCTCGGAATGGGAGGCTGCGCCCCTCATCGCCGAGGGCCGCCTGGTGCGGCTGCTGCCCGACTGGCATCTGGAAGCGGCGCCTGTCATGGCGCTCACGCCGGTGCGCAACGGGGTGCCGGCGCGGCTGCGGGTGTTCATCGAAGCCTGCAGGGCGGCGCTGGATCCGGTGCCGTGGCGCATGGGCCCCGGGCAGACCTGAACAGCCATCCAGGCTGCGGCGTTCTCATCTATCGGCGCAAGGGGTTTGGTGCAGCAACAGGCCTGTCCGTCCGGCGTGCGCGCCTTTCGGCGCGGACCATCACCAGTCCCAGGAGCAGGTGGATCGATCCCAGTATCCCGAACCCATACACCCCGGCGTGCCAGAGCCCGGAGTGCACCATCCGGTACCGGGAATCATTGAAAAGAATCTGGTTCAATTCAAAATCAACAATCTTCCGCTCGCTTTCAACCAGACCCTTGCCATCCACCAATGTCTCGAGATATGCCACAGCAGATGGCGTGCTCACTTTGATGACAGGGATGTGTATGAGGCAAAAAGCGCACAAGGCCAGAGCAGCGAGCCCGGAAACGATAAACAAATACCTCGCATACTTTCCAACAATCTCAGCGAATACGGTCATCGCAGGTCAGTCAATATCTCCAGAACCAATCCACTCCGGAGAGCACCAGGAACGCGGTGACCTCTGCGACGACCACGTATGCGAGGCTGGCGATCAGCCTGGCAATGCCATGCCAGCGAGGCAGGTTGGCAATGACGTAAACGCCGGGAATGAAAACGAACAGGAACAGTAGCATCATCAGCCCCATCGCGCCACCGGGTTGTGAACCCAGCAGCAGGCCCGTGGCCAGAGGTACCCATACCGGGACCGCGAGGCTCATTCCGGCAAACCAGCGACCACGCAGGGTCTCCGGGCTTAACCCCCAGCCACCCTTCGCCGGTTCGATGAGATCGGACGCGGTTCGCCAGGTACCCGGCCTGAAAATCGAGCCACAGTACGGGCATTTGTCCTCCGCCAGATGGATGTATGCACGGCAATTGAAGCAGGCGGCCATGAGGAACAATCTTTGAAAAAATGCGGATACCTTCGCGAATTCTTGACGCGTTTCCCGGCTGCAATGCGCCCCACCGGGGCAATGGCGCCAACGGCCGTGTTGGGCGCTCCTAATTTTGCCTCTCCCTCAGGCACTCCACCAGCGCCTCCGTCACCGCCGTACCCTCCTGCCC
Proteins encoded in this window:
- a CDS encoding LysR family transcriptional regulator; this translates as MVDLDDLRMIRALGSCGSLAGAARLLDLTPPALTVRLKRLEASLGIHLAVRGARGIAFTDEGRRLLEEAKDVLERVESLPGRVGSEARAMSGRLRVAAPFGFGRQYMARIARAMHLAHPALGIALQLSEHPLRDAAAHDIVVHIGMPKDSSWVGHLLAPNDRLLCASPDFVRRLEAPLTHPSQLAHQPCLCLAENDEDVTRWRFMPSAAVQEGKGPRTAGISVRVAGRLSSNDGTVVTQWALDGLGIVARSEWEAAPLIAEGRLVRLLPDWHLEAAPVMALTPVRNGVPARLRVFIEACRAALDPVPWRMGPGQT